One window of Camelina sativa cultivar DH55 chromosome 4, Cs, whole genome shotgun sequence genomic DNA carries:
- the LOC104779578 gene encoding putative F-box protein PP2-B8: MTKTRCVHVHQHFRKLVQQLKKTLRFSASDKSRGVTEPLSLDDLPEECISIIISFTSPRDAYVFASVSKTFASAVQSDIIWENFLPSEYKSLIPQSPDFLSKKELYFALCHESVLIDDGKKILWVERENAKRCIMLSAMNLSITWGDSPQSWRWVSDPQARFETVAELLEVCLFEIRGRINTRVLSPRTRYSVYIVFMKVNICYGFENVAVEVVVGVVGKDLEESCRRYVCFDEARDEQFRRRDRGKNLVKPERRNDGWMEINLGEFFNEGGLSKYDEIEVVALENKLRHWKRGLIIRGVEIRPAKVW; the protein is encoded by the exons ATGACCAAAACAAGGTGCGTCCATGTGCATCAACATTTTCGTAAACTCGTACAACAACTTAAGAAGACTCTTAGATTCTCAGCTTCCGACAAAAGTCGTGGCGTTACTGAGCCGTTGTCTTTGGATGACTTACCGGAAGAATGTATCTCTATCATAATATCTTTCACAAGTCCACGAGATGCGTACGTCTTTGCTTCGGTTTCGAAGACCTTTGCATCCGCGGTCCAATCCGATATCATATGGGAGAATTTTCTTCCGTCGGAGTATAAATCTTTGATTCCTCAATCTCCAGATTTCTTATCCAAGAAAGAGCTCTACTTTGCTCTTTGCCACGAATCTGTTCTAATCGACGATGGCAAAAAG ATCTTATGGGTAGAAAGAGAGAATGCAAAGAGATGTATCATGTTATCTGCGATGAACCTCTCAATCACGTGGGGTGATTCTCCTCAGAGTTGGCGATGGGTATCAGATCCCCAAGCTAG GTTTGAAACAGTAGCAGAGCTACTTGAAGTATGTTTGTTTGAGATTCGTGGAAGAATAAATACTCGTGTCCTATCTCCAAGAACCCGTTACTCGGTTTATATTGTGTTCATGAAAGTGAATATATGTTATGGCTTTGAGAATGTAGCCGTGGAAGTTGTAGTTGGAGTGGTGGGTAAGGATTTAGAAGAATCTTGTAGAAGGTATGTATGTTTTGATGAGGCTAGGGATGAGCAGTTTCGAAGGAGAGACAGGGGAAAGAACCTAGTGAAACCAGAGAGGAGAAATGATGGGTGGATGGAGATAAATCTTGGGGAATTCTTCAATGAAGGAGGATTATCGAAGTACGATGAAATTGAGGTGGTTGCTTTAGAGAACAAGCTACGTCATTGGAAACGTGGCTTAATCATTCGAGGAGTTGAAATCCGTCCTGCGAAGGTCTGGTAG
- the LOC104779579 gene encoding protein tesmin/TSO1-like CXC 2, with protein MEAEQEEENETSERSRTAESQQNTEVLMRKEASSALPTTPTPNYRQELVQLLPFSSSKNRMLPPQSLLGGGSFSGIFNSQYIRKPDIDLTQSRIENSFETVAEDRAEEMPEILIHSPIPNIKSVSPNGKRVSPPHMESSTSSSIPRRRSGRRKLILQSIPSFPSLTPQH; from the exons ATGGaagctgaacaagaggaggAAAATGAAACATCTGAGAGAAGCAGAACAGCCGAAAGCCAACAGAACACTGAGGTTTTAATGAGAAAGGAGGCGAGTTCTGCTCTACCTACGACACCAACACCAAATTACAG acAAGAATTGGTTCAATTACTACCTTTCTCATCATCTAAGAACAGAATGCTTCCTCCACAGTCTCTTCTTGGAGGTGGATCTTTTTCAGGGATATTTAACAgtcaatatataagaaaaccaGATATTGATTTGACTCAATCCCGGATAGAGAACTCATTCGAGACAGTCGCAGAGGATAGAGCGGAAGAAATGCCTGAGATTCTCATCCACTCCCCTATACCTAACATCAAGAGTGTTTCTCCCAACGGCAAGAGGGTCTCTCCTCCTCATATGGAATCATCTACCTCAAGTTCAATTCCAAGGAGAAGAAGTGGCCGGCGGAAACTGATATTGCAGTCAATTCCATCGTTTCCTTCTCTCACTCCCCAACACTGA